One genomic segment of Helianthus annuus cultivar XRQ/B chromosome 14, HanXRQr2.0-SUNRISE, whole genome shotgun sequence includes these proteins:
- the LOC110904135 gene encoding serine/threonine-protein kinase STY13: MGSGNGFYSGGEFNLEAKWLIDPKLLFVGPKIGEGAHAKVYEGKYKNKNVAIKIVNKGDTPENIAKIEGRFVREVAMLSKVQHKNLVKFIGACKAPIMVIVTELLTGGTLRKYLVNMRPRNLDTRVAIGFALDIARAMECLHSHGIIHRDLKPENLLLTADHKTVKLADFGLAREESLTEMMTAETGTYRWMAPELYSTVTLRHGEKKHYNHKVDAYSFAIVLWELIHNKLPFEGMSNLQAAYAAAFKNVRPSADDLPEELALIVTSCWKEDPNARPNFTQIIQMLHNYLSASSPPEPRPTAIPPRIFASQNAVFSPDSPGTSTLIAKTDESTPKAPIEDTSRGIFSCFYRCC, translated from the exons ATGGGATCTGGAAATGGGTTTTATTCCGGAGGTGAGTTTAATTTGGAAGCCAAGTGGTTGATTGATCCGAAGCTTCTTTTTGTCGGTCCAAAGATCGGTGAGGGTGCACATGCTAAGGTCTATGAGGGCAA GTATAAAAACAAGAATGTAGCAATTAAAATCGTAAACAAAGGCGATACGCCTGAGAATATTGCAAAGATTGAAGGCAGATTTGTGAGGGAAGTTGCAATGTTATCTAAAGTGCAGCACAAGAACTTAGTAAAG TTTATTGGAGCATGCAAAGCACCAATCATGGTCATAGTAACTGAGCTTCTTACTGGTGGAACGTTAAGGAAATACTTGGTAAATATGAGGCCACGGAATTTGGATACGCGTGTTGCTATAGGTTTCGCACTTGATATAGCTCGCGCGATGGAATGTTTACACTCGCATGGAATCATTCACCGTGACTTAAAGCCAG AAAACTTGCTGCTAACAGCAGACCACAAGACTGTGAAACTGGCTGATTTTGGTTTGGCAAGAGAAGAATCATTAACAGAGATGATGACTGCAGAAACGGGAACCTATCGTTGGATGGCTCCGGAG CTGTACAGCACTGTAACACTGAGGCATGGTGAGAAAAAGCATTATAATCATAAGGTTGATGCTTACAGTTTTGCAATTGTTTTGTGGGAGCTCATACACAATAAGTTACCCTTTGAGGGTATGTCAAATCTTCAGGCGGCCTATGCTGCTGCTTTTAAG AACGTGAGGCCGAGTGCTGATGACCTGCCCGAGGAATTGGCTCTAATAGTGACATCCTGTTGGAAAGAAGATCCAAACGCTCGGCCAAATTTCACTCAAATAATACAAATGCTGCATAATTACTTGTCTGCCAGCTCACCTCCAGAACCACGGCCCACAGCTATCCCACCTAGGATTTTTGCTTCTCAAAATGCGGTTTTTTCACCGGACTCTCCTGGTACAAGCACTTTAATTGCAAAAACCGACGAATCAACACCAAAAGCACCCATAGAAGACACCAGCAGAGGTATTTTCTCCTGCTTTTACCGGTGTTGTTGA